A window of the Penaeus monodon isolate SGIC_2016 chromosome 38, NSTDA_Pmon_1, whole genome shotgun sequence genome harbors these coding sequences:
- the LOC119597138 gene encoding early nodulin-75-like: MAKIYPYHNKAFGKKYPFIQQRPGKKYPYPQQRHGNSPPITKNRGPGKKYPTRGQGNFPPIKTGAGVNVPKSQQGPGTSPQNQNRAREQPPFSQNKERIHQKYPYTKTEGHGNKSQIQKGPMAKIYPYHNKKGAHAKITPYKQPEASKKYPNNNRGHGNNTPIPTRPGLKSTPIKTKAWQKYSYQNRGRATSPLPKNKAMETKYPYTTTGARQSPPNQKGPGKTPQIQNGGPGKKYSYHKKGPRQKYPNPKQHRPGKQFPPYHKKGPRAQLTFITKGAKGKTVPLSQQGQGPKYPYHNRAMATRQQVSNHKGPNDKKYPKHNKAMQRPPITKTRPLEQKSFKKQGQGPTSTPIKTGPGPKYPYPTRPWQQVPKTQQNPGKKVLLPTGAMEKYSYHKNPGHGKKVLLSNGAQRARAKVPPIQKPEAMAPGTQSKQGPWHKKPKSPRGHGKSPPTPTPEAMKKFTQIKKTHGKQVSYHKKPGAPCKKYPNHNRGHGNKSPYPKTRGQMAKIPYPTQGLAKSPKINRARAKKYSYHKKGQG; encoded by the exons ATGGCAAAAATTTACCCCTATCACAACAAGGCCTTTGGCAAAAAGTACCCCTTTATCCAACAGAGGCCTGGCAAAAAGTACCCCTATCCCCAACAGAGGCATGGAAACAGTCCCCCAATCACAAAAAACCGGGGCCCTGGCAAAAAATACCCAACAAGGGGCCAGGGCAACTTTCCTCCTATCAAAACAGGGGCCGGGGTTAACGTACCAAAATCACAACAGGGGCCGGGAACAAGTCCCCAAAATCAAAACAGGGCCAGGGAACAACCCCCTTTTTCACAAAACAAGGAAAG GATCCATCAAAAGTACCCCTACACAAAAACAGAGGGCCATGGCAACAAGTCCCAAATCCAAAAGGGGCCCATGGCAAAAATTTACCCCTATCACAACAAAAAAGGGGCCCATGCAAAAATTACCCCCTATAAACAACCAGAGGCCAGCAAAAAGTACCCAAAtaacaacagaggccatggcaacaataCTCCTATCCCAACAAGGCCAGGGTTAAAAAGTACTCCTATCAAAACAAAGGCATGGCAAAAATACTCCTATCAAAACAGGGGCCGGGCAACAAGTCCCCTTCCAAAAAACAAGGCCATGGAAACCAAGTACCCCTACACAACAACAGGGGCCCGGCAAAGCCCCCCAAATCAAAAAgggccgggaaaaaccccccaaattcaAAACGGGGGCCCTGGCAAAAAGTACTCCTATCACAAAAAGGGGCCTAGGCAAAaatacccaaacccaaaacaacataGGCCAGGAAAACAATTCCCCCCCTATCACAAAAAGGGGCCCAGGGCCCAACTTACTTTTATCACAAAAGGGGCCAAAGGGAAAACAGTCCCCCTATCCCAACAAGGTCAGGGCCCCAAGTACCCCTATCACAACagggccatggcaacaa GGCAACAAGTATCCAATCACAAAGGGCCCAATGACAAAAAGTACCCAAAGCACAACAAGGCCATGCAACGCCCCCCTATCACAAAAACAAGGCCTTTGGAACAAAAATCCTTCAAAAAACAAGGCCAGGGCCCAACAAGTACTCCTATCAAAACAGGGCCAGGGCCCAAGTACCCCTACCCAAcaaggccatggcaacaagtccccaaaacacaacaaaaccctgGCAAAAAGGTACTCCTACCAACAGGGGCCATGGAAAAATACTCCTATCACAAAAACCCGGGCCATGGCAAAAAGGTACTCCTATCCAACGGGGCCCAAAG ggcCAGGGCCAAAGTCCCCCCTATCCAAAAACCAGAGGCCATGGCCCCCGGGACCCAATCAAAACAGGGCCCATGGCACAAGAAACCCAAATCACCCAGGGGCCATGGCAAAAgtccccctaccccaaccccagaGGCCAtgaaaaaatttacccaaatcAAAAAGACCCATGGAAAACAAGTTTCCTATcacaaaaaacccggggccccatGTAAAAAATACCCAAATCACAACAGGGGCCATGGAAACAAGTCCCCCTACCCCAAAACCAGGGGCCAAATGGCAAAAATTCCCTATCCAACACAAGGCCTGGCAAAAAGTCCCAAAATAAACCGGGCCAGGGCAAAAAAGTACTCCTATCACAAAAAGGGCCAGggttaa
- the LOC119597139 gene encoding 300 kDa antigen AG231-like, whose product MATSTPITTTESMTTSTPITTTEAMATKAMATSNPITTESMSTSTPITTSEAMATKAMATSTITTKRPWNKYPYTTNRGHGNKGHGNKYPKNPRPGKNYPLSQKQRPGEKKKTPNQTQARPKKYPTKQQGPCNKYSYHKNRGRGQKVPKSQQGAMAKSTPIKTEAMLTRPYPTGHGNSTPFPNRGHAKSTPYHNKEAWQHTPYHTKRAMAKILLSKQGPRATILLKTRGPGKSPLHKRGPFPTKYPKPNNKRPRAKIPKSKQGHGQQYSYHNRGLGNIPKIKNRGQGNKYPYPKKRGHGNKSPQI is encoded by the exons atggcaacaagtacccctATCACAACAACAGAGTCCATGACAACAAGTACCCCTATCacaacaacagaggccatggcaacaa aggccatggcaacaagtaatCCAATCACAACAGAGTCCATGTCAACAAGTACTCCTATCACAACATctgaggccatggcaacaa aggccatggcaacaagtaccatCACAACAAAGAGGCCATGGAACAAGTACCCCTATACAaccaacagaggccatggcaacaa aggccatggcaacaagtacccaaaAAACCCAAGGCCAGGCAAAAATTACCCCCTATCACAAAAACAGAggccaggggaaaaaaagaaaaccccaaatcaAACACAGGCTAGGCCCAAAAAGTACCCCACAAAACAACAGGGGCCATGCAACAAGTACTCCTATCACAAAAACAGGGGCCGGGGGCAAAAAGTACCCAAATCACAACAGGGGGCCATGGCAAAAAGTACTCCTATCAAAACAGAGGCCATGTTAACAAGACCCTATCCAACAGGCCATGGCAACAGTACCCCTTTTCCAAACAGAGGCCATGCAAAAAGTACCCCCTATCACAACAAAGAGGCCTGGCAACATACCCCCTATCACACAAAAAGGGCCATGGCAAAAATACTCCTATCAAAACAGGGGCCCAGGGCCACAATACTCCTAAAAACAAGGGGGCCGGGCAAAAGTCCCCTTCACAAAAGGGGCCCCTTCCCAACCAAGTAccccaaacccaacaacaaaaggCCCAGGGCAAAAATACCCAAATCAAAACAGGGCCATGGCCAACAATACTCCTATCACAACAGAGGCCTTGGCAACATACCCAAAATCAAAAACAGAGGCCAGGGCAACAAGTACCCCTATCCCAAAAAAAGAGGCCATGGAAACAagtccccccaaatttaa